The genome window CACGCCGTCGCGGATCACCCGCGGATACGGCGTGTTCCGCCGCGGCATGAACCAGTTCGGCGTGCGCTGAAAGACCGTCAGATGTGCTGCCTGCTCAGCAACCGGGGGCACGAACTGGACGGCGCTGGCCCCGCTGCCGATCACTGCGACCCGCTTGCCGGTCAGGTCGTAGGAGTGGTCCCAGCGCGCGGAGTGGAAGATGTGGCCGGTGAAGGAGTCCAGGCCGGGTAGCTGCGGATTCCTCGGATTGCTGAGCTGGCCGGTGGCCACGATCAAGGCGTCGGCCGACCAGCGGCGTCCGTCCTGCGCCGTGATCGTCCATCGTGTCGTCTCGGCATCCCACGCGGCGTCGCAGACCCGGGTGTTGGCCTGCACCAGGCGGGCCACGTCGAACTCCCGGGCGACCCCCTGCAGGTAGGCCAGGATCTCCGAGCCGTACGCACACAGGTGCGCCCAGTCGTTGCGCTTGGCGAAGGAGTACGAATACAGCGGACTGGGCACATCGCAGGCCGCGCCGGGATAGGTGTTGAACAGCCAGGTACCACCGATGTCGGGGCCGGCCTCGAGGATCTCGACGTCGGAAAAGCCGTGCCGCATCAGCTCGATCGCGGCGCCGATACCCCCGAAGCCGGCGCCGATGATCACGATCCTCACGCGCCCAGCCTGCCACGCCTGTCGGAATCCCCCAGAAAGGACTGCGACGACTGTCAAAGAACGTCTTGACGCTCGTCCACTGGGCCGGATTGGCTGAACGCACCCGCTTGCCGAACGTGCCAAGGAGGCCCTTTCATGACCAATTCCACGCTGCTCGCCGGACGCCACGCGATGGTCACCGGAGGGGCCCAGGGCCTGGGTGCTGCCATGGCGCACGCGTTGGCCAAGGCGGGCGCCGCCGTGGTGATCGCCGACATCAACTCCGACCTCGGCAAGACGACCGCCCAGGAGATCCGCGACGCCGGCGGGACCGCGGAGTTCGTTGAGCTGAACGTGACCGACGAGGCCGCCTGGGAATCCGCGGTGGCGCAGACGATCTCGAGCATCGGCGGGCTCGACATCCTGGTCAACAACGCCGGCATCGAGCTCACCGGCCTGGTCATCGATATCAATCCCGATGACGTGCGCCGCATGTGCGACGTCAACATCGTGGGCACCGCGCTGGGCTGCAAGCACGCCTTCCGCGCGATGAAGCCCGGCGGCGCCGCGGGCAACGGCGGCGCGGTCATCAACGTCGCCTCGGTGGCCTCGCTGATCGCGTTCCCCAGCATCGCCGGTTACTCCTCCACCAAGTCCGCGGTGGATCGCTTCACCCGCGTCGCCGCGGTCGAGGCGGGCAAGCTCGGCCTGGGCATCCGGGTCAACTGCATCGCCCCCGGCCTGGTGCCCACCGCGATGGGCGCCAAGCTCGCCCAGGACATCGTCGACCTGGGCCTGGCCCCCGACGTGCCCGGCGCCATCCAGGGTGTCGTCGAGCAGACGCCGCTGGGCCGACTGGGCAGCCCCGAGGAGATGGCCGACGCGGTCGTGTTCCTCGCCTCCGATCAGGCGCGCTTCATCACCGGTGTCTCGCTACCCGTCGAAGGTGGCATGGGCACCTGATCTGACGCTACGTCACTTCCCACCGTCCTGACGAAAGGCAATGTCTATGAACAAGCCCGTGGTCGTTTACGGCGCTTCTGGCTACACCGGTCGACTGGTTTGTGAGTACCTGCGTGAGCTCAATCTGCCGTTCGTGGCCGCGGGCCGGGACAAGGGTCGGTTGCAGGTCGGGCTGGACACGGTGCCCGGTCTGGAGACCGCCGAGTACGAAATTGCCGAGGTCACGCACAGCGTCGAGGAGCTGACCAAGCTGCTGGCCGGGGCCAAGGTGCTGTGCAACACCGTCGGCCCGTTCATGGAGTTCGGCCCGGCCGCGGTAGAGGCCTGCTACAACGCCGGCGTCCACTACACCGACACCACCGGCGAGCAGGACTGGCTGATCTGGTGCAAGGAGAACTGGGGCGCCCGCTTCGCCGAGAAGGGCCTGCTGCTCACTCCCGGCATCGCGCAGATGTACACCGTCGGTGAGATCGCGGCGAACTACGTGCTGGAGACGCCGGGCATCGACTCACTGGACATGGCCGTGTTCTGGAAGGGCACCCCGACGGTTGCCTCCACCGCGACCATCGTGCAGAACGCGATCCTGTCCAAGGCCTACTTCCTCGAGGAGAACAAGCTCGTGGAGTGGCCGGTCGACGCCGGTCTGTACGAGCTGACCGTGCCCGGTCAGCACGAACTCGGTCTGGCGCTGCCCTGGGGCGGTACCTCGAGCCCGATCTGGTTCGCCGACGACCCGCGGGTGAGCAGCTGCAAGGTGCTCGGCGGCGTCATCAACCGGGCGCTGATGCTCGGCGTGCCGCAGATCATCGCGGCGCTGCTGCCCGCGGTGGAGGGTAAGTCGCTGGAGGAGACCCGGGCGATCCTGGCGCAGACGTCGGCCGGTATCCGCAGCGAATACCCGCCGCGGGAGAACCCGCGGATCAACATTTCCATCGACTCGGTGCACGGCACCGGCCCGTTGGCCCGCGCGCACTGTGTCATCTACGGCAACTGCAACTACAAGCAGACCGGTCTGCTGCAGGCCTACGCCGCCCGTCAGCTCATCGCCGGTGAGACCCGGAAGGTCGGCTTCGGCTCGGCCTGCCAGGCCTTCGGCCACCGCGAGCTGTTCGCCACCCTCAAGGCGTTCGGTCTGGTCTTCGACCCGGTGGTCACCGTCAACAGCTGAGTCACCAACGCCGCACGGGCGTCGGTCTGCCGGTCAGCACCGGTCGATCGGCGCCCGTCGCTGTTGCGGCAGGGTGACCCGCCGCGGCTCCTGCGCACTGCGCTGGGCGGGGATCTTCACCGGGGTGAGCAGCTTGATGATCGCGCGGCGCTCCAGGTAGTTGCGGGTGGCCCGCGCCGCGACGCCGAGTATCGCCAACAGGGCCAGCGCATGCAGCAACAC of Sporichthyaceae bacterium contains these proteins:
- a CDS encoding glucose 1-dehydrogenase, yielding MTNSTLLAGRHAMVTGGAQGLGAAMAHALAKAGAAVVIADINSDLGKTTAQEIRDAGGTAEFVELNVTDEAAWESAVAQTISSIGGLDILVNNAGIELTGLVIDINPDDVRRMCDVNIVGTALGCKHAFRAMKPGGAAGNGGAVINVASVASLIAFPSIAGYSSTKSAVDRFTRVAAVEAGKLGLGIRVNCIAPGLVPTAMGAKLAQDIVDLGLAPDVPGAIQGVVEQTPLGRLGSPEEMADAVVFLASDQARFITGVSLPVEGGMGT
- a CDS encoding DUF5938 domain-containing protein, whose translation is MNKPVVVYGASGYTGRLVCEYLRELNLPFVAAGRDKGRLQVGLDTVPGLETAEYEIAEVTHSVEELTKLLAGAKVLCNTVGPFMEFGPAAVEACYNAGVHYTDTTGEQDWLIWCKENWGARFAEKGLLLTPGIAQMYTVGEIAANYVLETPGIDSLDMAVFWKGTPTVASTATIVQNAILSKAYFLEENKLVEWPVDAGLYELTVPGQHELGLALPWGGTSSPIWFADDPRVSSCKVLGGVINRALMLGVPQIIAALLPAVEGKSLEETRAILAQTSAGIRSEYPPRENPRINISIDSVHGTGPLARAHCVIYGNCNYKQTGLLQAYAARQLIAGETRKVGFGSACQAFGHRELFATLKAFGLVFDPVVTVNS